One Lacticaseibacillus rhamnosus genomic window carries:
- a CDS encoding amino acid ABC transporter permease — protein MWSILTNNWNTFLSGLGFTLAASILALIGSLIVGTLFALMEISPFKPLRVIGRIYVEVVRNIPLLVITLAFYVIVPQFIVKIDGFTAGTIGLLIYTSAFIAETVRAGIEAVPSGQMEGARSIGMTYTQAMTQIIFPQAFKIVIPPLGNQFINLVKNSSVLAFVAGFDLMYQGKLIAATTFSTFDTYLIVGIFYLILTMPLSYLMRYLEKKWVTA, from the coding sequence ATGTGGTCAATTCTTACCAATAATTGGAACACCTTTCTTTCCGGACTTGGTTTCACGTTAGCAGCGAGCATTTTAGCTTTGATTGGCAGCTTGATTGTCGGGACGTTATTTGCACTCATGGAAATCTCGCCATTTAAACCGCTACGAGTCATCGGGCGAATTTATGTCGAAGTTGTGCGTAACATTCCGCTGCTAGTTATTACTTTGGCATTCTACGTGATCGTGCCCCAGTTTATTGTCAAAATCGATGGCTTTACCGCGGGCACCATTGGCCTGTTGATTTACACGAGTGCCTTCATCGCAGAAACCGTGCGTGCTGGGATTGAAGCAGTCCCCAGCGGCCAGATGGAAGGTGCTCGGAGTATCGGGATGACTTATACGCAGGCGATGACGCAGATTATTTTTCCCCAGGCATTTAAAATTGTCATCCCGCCACTGGGCAATCAATTTATCAATTTGGTAAAAAATAGTTCCGTTCTGGCCTTCGTTGCTGGATTTGATCTGATGTACCAAGGTAAATTAATTGCGGCGACAACTTTTTCGACTTTTGATACGTACTTAATCGTCGGCATTTTCTATTTGATTTTGACGATGCCGTTGAGTTACCTAATGCGTTATCTCGAGAAAAAATGGGTGACCGCCTAG
- a CDS encoding glutamate ABC transporter substrate-binding protein codes for MAKMWKRMLLPLVLLLLMIPLSSCGKSVADRDILTNAKATNTIIWGVKADTRLFGLMNIKTGKIEGFDVDMAKAITKQILGKKGNAQLVQVTSDTRVPMIKGGNLDAVIATMTITPERQKILDFSDVYFNAGQSLLVKKGSPIKSVKDLKKGTKVIGVQGSNSVDNVKKAAPDTTVLQLADYAQAFTALKSGQGDALTTDNGILYGMSEQDKNYIVTGGTFTKEPYGIAINKGQKPFVKAVNKAIKQLKQNGTYAKLIKKWFGDVPGFSLKEVE; via the coding sequence ATGGCAAAAATGTGGAAACGCATGCTCCTGCCACTGGTGTTGTTACTATTGATGATACCGTTAAGCAGCTGTGGCAAAAGTGTGGCGGATCGTGATATTTTAACGAACGCCAAGGCAACCAATACGATTATTTGGGGCGTCAAGGCTGATACCCGTCTGTTTGGCTTGATGAACATTAAAACCGGTAAAATTGAAGGCTTTGATGTTGATATGGCCAAGGCGATTACCAAGCAGATTTTAGGCAAAAAAGGAAACGCCCAGCTGGTTCAGGTGACCAGTGATACCCGCGTGCCGATGATTAAAGGTGGGAACCTGGACGCGGTGATCGCTACCATGACGATTACCCCGGAGCGCCAAAAGATTCTGGACTTTTCCGATGTTTACTTCAATGCCGGGCAAAGTCTTTTAGTTAAAAAAGGCAGTCCGATTAAGTCAGTGAAGGATTTGAAGAAAGGCACCAAAGTTATCGGCGTGCAAGGGTCCAATTCAGTTGATAATGTTAAAAAAGCTGCTCCCGACACCACTGTCTTGCAGTTAGCCGATTATGCGCAGGCGTTCACCGCTTTGAAGTCAGGCCAAGGTGATGCCTTGACTACTGACAATGGGATTTTATACGGGATGTCAGAACAGGATAAGAACTATATTGTCACCGGGGGTACCTTCACTAAAGAGCCATACGGGATTGCAATTAACAAAGGCCAGAAGCCGTTTGTCAAAGCCGTTAACAAGGCAATCAAACAACTCAAACAAAACGGGACTTATGCAAAGCTGATCAAGAAGTGGTTCGGCGATGTGCCAGGATTCAGTCTTAAGGAGGTGGAATAA
- a CDS encoding amino acid ABC transporter ATP-binding protein, with translation MSMIEFHDVNKYFGKFQALKNINLTIDRGEVVTIIGPSGSGKSTVLRCINGLERITSGQLIVNDFDLADKKTDMNRIRKNVGMVFQHFNLYANKNVLQNITLGPDLVLKRDKAEVEQEARDLLKMVGLESKADSFPGELSGGQQQRVAIARSLAMKPKAILFDEPTSALDPEMIGDVLDVMQKIAEQGMTMVVVTHEMGFARHVGNRIVFMDDGKILVDSTDVNQFFDDPQEPRAKEFISKIINH, from the coding sequence ATGTCTATGATCGAATTTCACGATGTTAACAAGTATTTTGGCAAATTCCAAGCCTTAAAAAATATTAATCTAACCATCGATCGCGGTGAGGTGGTGACCATTATCGGGCCTTCAGGTTCTGGTAAAAGTACGGTTTTGCGGTGCATCAATGGTCTTGAACGAATTACTTCCGGACAATTGATTGTCAATGACTTTGACTTGGCAGACAAAAAAACCGATATGAACCGGATTCGTAAAAATGTCGGCATGGTCTTTCAGCATTTTAATTTGTATGCGAATAAGAATGTCTTGCAAAACATCACTTTAGGCCCTGATTTAGTCTTGAAGCGAGACAAGGCGGAAGTTGAACAGGAAGCCCGCGATCTGCTAAAGATGGTTGGACTGGAGAGTAAGGCGGATAGTTTTCCGGGTGAGTTATCCGGGGGCCAACAACAGCGCGTGGCCATTGCCCGCAGTCTGGCGATGAAGCCTAAAGCCATCTTGTTTGACGAGCCAACCAGTGCCTTGGATCCGGAAATGATCGGGGATGTGCTGGACGTTATGCAGAAGATCGCCGAACAAGGCATGACGATGGTAGTGGTAACCCACGAAATGGGATTTGCCCGCCATGTTGGCAATCGGATTGTCTTTATGGACGATGGCAAGATTCTAGTCGATTCAACCGATGTCAACCAGTTCTTCGACGATCCGCAAGAACCTCGCGCCAAAGAGTTTATCAGTAAGATTATCAATCATTAG
- a CDS encoding DUF6681 family protein, which produces MLTVIDIINRVLGYFNIADKPKGKAFTWIAFVANFYLLYIAIQNLRYPDFRIRGALFMLAFVVFLYFIALNFLYYFTNKTTRFDISPTVEKWLGSNSAKKTAAENELKTQLGAAPASGVFTQDQLLTADVTMTAEQQANLDDLVASLVKQGVLSLNYQGLDDKAISRVAQETQQPVLAIGAPFPIPFFDLQHTDHELIITGGLNALMAKPLATIERVGLLPAAEAQRDYHLVAANVFLIGGEQKLLGRSGLRKEKQPYSLTVQLAYQDKTPAASEGEQPATPATLPTREEARTSVTENKATSSAEEPPLPTRESRRHQR; this is translated from the coding sequence ATGTTAACTGTAATTGATATTATCAACCGCGTGCTTGGCTACTTTAATATTGCTGACAAGCCAAAAGGAAAAGCCTTCACGTGGATAGCGTTTGTCGCCAATTTTTACCTACTTTACATCGCCATTCAAAACTTACGGTATCCGGATTTTCGAATTCGTGGTGCATTGTTCATGCTGGCGTTTGTTGTCTTTTTGTATTTTATTGCCTTAAACTTCTTATACTATTTTACAAATAAGACAACCCGGTTTGATATTTCGCCGACAGTTGAGAAGTGGTTGGGCAGTAATTCGGCTAAGAAAACTGCTGCCGAAAACGAATTGAAAACGCAACTGGGGGCAGCACCGGCCAGTGGCGTGTTTACCCAGGATCAATTGCTGACGGCGGATGTGACCATGACGGCTGAACAGCAAGCCAATTTGGATGACTTAGTTGCCAGTCTGGTCAAACAGGGAGTCTTGAGTCTGAATTATCAAGGGCTTGATGACAAAGCGATTAGTCGCGTGGCTCAAGAAACCCAGCAGCCAGTTCTAGCTATTGGCGCGCCGTTTCCAATTCCGTTTTTCGATTTGCAGCACACGGATCACGAGCTAATCATCACCGGTGGCTTGAATGCGTTGATGGCTAAGCCGCTAGCAACCATTGAACGAGTTGGTTTGTTACCGGCAGCAGAGGCGCAACGTGATTATCATCTAGTCGCCGCCAATGTCTTTTTAATTGGCGGTGAGCAAAAGTTACTCGGTCGCAGTGGTTTGCGCAAGGAGAAGCAGCCATACAGCTTAACGGTGCAGCTGGCCTATCAGGATAAGACGCCGGCTGCAAGCGAAGGCGAACAGCCGGCCACACCTGCAACTTTGCCAACACGAGAAGAGGCGCGGACTTCTGTGACAGAAAACAAAGCAACGTCTTCCGCGGAAGAACCGCCGTTGCCTACGCGTGAAAGTCGGCGTCATCAGCGGTAG
- a CDS encoding Fur family transcriptional regulator has protein sequence MDNTAIALKQLKQHGYRVTKQRESMVDYLGRNQHRYTAVTILDRYMRTQFPGVSHDTIYRNVKSFIEMGIVESRMEDDQIVVKLQCDFQHPHHHHFICTNCGKVIELKMCPLNYFEEQVPGAKIQSHNFELYGLCAACQEHADRLKNANR, from the coding sequence ATGGATAACACAGCGATTGCTTTGAAGCAGTTAAAACAGCATGGCTACCGCGTCACCAAGCAGCGTGAATCGATGGTTGATTATTTAGGTAGAAATCAGCATCGGTACACAGCGGTGACGATTCTCGATCGGTATATGCGCACGCAATTTCCAGGGGTGTCGCATGATACGATTTACCGCAACGTGAAGTCGTTCATTGAAATGGGTATCGTTGAAAGCCGTATGGAAGACGATCAAATTGTCGTTAAGCTTCAGTGCGACTTTCAACATCCGCACCACCATCATTTTATTTGTACCAACTGCGGCAAAGTGATCGAATTAAAAATGTGTCCCTTGAATTATTTTGAAGAACAGGTACCCGGCGCTAAGATTCAGAGCCATAATTTTGAACTCTACGGCTTATGCGCAGCGTGTCAAGAACATGCTGATCGCTTGAAAAACGCTAATCGGTAG
- a CDS encoding putative metal homeostasis protein, producing MAEKTDYASAARRLKSKNPKTRSRAKRVIKAVKKTTK from the coding sequence ATGGCTGAAAAAACCGATTACGCATCTGCTGCACGCCGTCTCAAAAGTAAAAACCCCAAAACCCGTTCACGAGCAAAACGGGTTATCAAGGCAGTTAAGAAAACGACAAAATAA
- a CDS encoding guanylate kinase — protein MKAAHKLIVITGATGTGKTTVSAYLRDNYRIHRVMTHTTRPPRTGEQNGVDYYFETPASFATKHFIEKVTYAGYEYGSSHESLEKNWAKHPFLSIVLDTKGAITYVRELPKEVVVLFLTIDDPTVLKDRLLGRGDEPNMVAARLKSPEYKRDLTLPDELKPFATVIKNDRWDEARQQIDRFMKDLALKSCGFLSVDTEQK, from the coding sequence ATGAAGGCTGCGCATAAGTTGATTGTGATCACAGGGGCAACAGGGACTGGTAAAACAACGGTGAGCGCGTATCTGCGCGACAACTACCGAATTCATCGGGTGATGACTCACACAACGCGGCCACCGCGGACTGGAGAACAAAACGGGGTTGATTATTATTTTGAGACACCGGCAAGTTTTGCGACTAAGCATTTTATTGAAAAAGTCACTTATGCCGGCTATGAATATGGGTCATCACATGAGTCGCTGGAGAAGAACTGGGCTAAGCATCCCTTCCTAAGCATCGTTTTGGATACCAAAGGCGCGATTACGTATGTTCGTGAGCTGCCAAAAGAAGTCGTCGTTTTGTTTCTGACCATTGACGATCCCACGGTTTTGAAAGATCGCCTGCTTGGTCGAGGAGATGAGCCGAACATGGTGGCAGCGCGATTGAAAAGCCCTGAATACAAACGCGACTTAACCTTGCCTGATGAACTTAAACCGTTTGCGACAGTCATTAAAAATGATCGTTGGGATGAAGCGCGACAGCAAATTGACCGGTTCATGAAGGACTTGGCGCTTAAAAGTTGTGGCTTTTTGTCGGTCGACACCGAACAGAAGTGA
- a CDS encoding GNAT family N-acetyltransferase, producing the protein MIKIDQRQLNQADVLALYQAVGWNMYTRDPKKLERAIAQSLSVLGAYDGDQLVGLIRAVGDGETILFIQDLLVLPSYQRQGIGRQLVDALVDQFPQVRQRVLLTDDQPQTRAFYENIGFVQSSKVGVIAFYQDLT; encoded by the coding sequence ATGATTAAAATTGATCAGCGTCAGTTAAATCAGGCAGATGTGCTTGCCCTTTATCAAGCGGTCGGTTGGAACATGTACACGCGAGATCCGAAGAAACTTGAGCGGGCGATAGCGCAATCGTTAAGCGTGCTGGGGGCTTATGATGGCGATCAGTTAGTTGGTTTGATTCGGGCAGTTGGCGATGGTGAGACGATTTTATTTATTCAGGATTTACTCGTTTTGCCCAGTTATCAACGGCAGGGGATCGGGCGGCAATTGGTAGACGCATTAGTAGATCAATTTCCACAGGTTCGTCAGCGGGTCCTTTTAACCGATGATCAGCCCCAAACTCGCGCCTTTTACGAAAATATTGGCTTTGTTCAAAGTAGTAAAGTTGGTGTGATTGCTTTTTACCAGGATTTGACGTAA
- a CDS encoding C40 family peptidase produces the protein MRLKQLVTGAITVATLAGVGVSGFAATTVHAADDKASLQAQNDDLLKQVQAANEKSAKLNNEVSNKVLAIQDAEAKIKDSQAKIADFASQLTKANQEVSKRKSNLKDQLISLQKRAGDSVTGNVYFDFILNSDSLTDLVGRSLTVSKLSQASAEALQAVKDSEAKVKNLKAAQEANQKNLVATKSQLESDKAKIDGLKADADKAAADAQQTIDANKEKLAAMAADEAAKAEAAQKAVTAVASSTASASSTSASSSTTASSNSLGSSKAASSQAPASAGSSTVSVSGGSIAGNAAKYLGVPYVYAGTSPAGFDCSGLIYYAAKEAGISLPRTSQAQSTLGSYVSVSDLQAGDLVFWGSVGNAYHVGVYIGNGQYIHAPEPGQNVTVQSVAYFAASFGRRL, from the coding sequence ATGAGATTAAAGCAATTGGTTACGGGTGCCATCACGGTTGCAACATTAGCCGGTGTTGGGGTTTCGGGTTTCGCGGCAACAACCGTTCATGCGGCAGACGACAAAGCGAGCCTGCAAGCGCAAAATGACGATTTGTTGAAACAGGTTCAGGCTGCCAACGAAAAAAGCGCCAAACTGAACAACGAGGTTTCCAATAAGGTTCTGGCGATTCAGGATGCCGAAGCCAAGATCAAGGACAGTCAGGCCAAGATCGCTGATTTCGCATCACAACTGACAAAAGCCAATCAGGAAGTCAGCAAGCGTAAGAGCAACTTGAAAGATCAGCTGATCTCTCTGCAAAAGCGTGCCGGCGACTCGGTTACTGGCAATGTCTATTTTGACTTTATTTTGAATTCCGACAGTCTGACGGATCTTGTCGGCCGGTCATTGACAGTTAGCAAGTTGAGTCAAGCGAGCGCTGAAGCTTTGCAAGCCGTTAAAGATTCCGAAGCCAAGGTTAAAAACCTGAAAGCCGCTCAGGAAGCTAACCAAAAGAACCTGGTTGCAACCAAGAGCCAGCTTGAAAGTGATAAAGCCAAGATTGATGGCTTAAAGGCGGATGCTGATAAGGCAGCTGCCGATGCTCAACAAACGATTGATGCTAACAAAGAAAAGCTGGCAGCCATGGCCGCTGATGAAGCTGCCAAAGCTGAGGCGGCTCAAAAAGCAGTGACAGCCGTTGCTAGTTCCACCGCTAGCGCATCAAGCACTTCTGCTTCCTCTAGCACAACCGCTTCTTCAAATAGTCTCGGCTCTAGTAAAGCTGCATCTTCTCAGGCTCCCGCTTCAGCTGGAAGCAGCACAGTTTCCGTTTCCGGTGGCAGCATCGCCGGTAACGCCGCTAAATACCTCGGCGTACCGTATGTTTACGCCGGCACATCACCTGCTGGGTTTGACTGCTCAGGCTTAATCTATTACGCAGCTAAAGAAGCCGGAATTAGCCTGCCACGTACCTCTCAGGCGCAAAGCACACTTGGCTCATATGTTTCGGTTTCCGATCTCCAGGCTGGCGACTTGGTCTTCTGGGGTAGCGTTGGTAATGCTTATCACGTTGGCGTTTATATCGGTAACGGCCAGTACATCCACGCACCGGAGCCAGGACAAAACGTTACGGTTCAAAGTGTTGCTTACTTTGCAGCAAGCTTTGGCCGTCGTCTCTAA
- the tyrS gene encoding tyrosine--tRNA ligase, with the protein MTETQRGQILDELKWRGALNQLTDEAGLRKLTEEKAVSVYCGTDPTGDSLHVGHLIPFMILKRFQLMGHRPVILIGGGTGSIGDPSGRNSERVLQTMETIATNKKKLTAQMENLFGTDDFRIVDNYDWLSKISMLDFLRDYGKLFSVNNMLNKEVVASRLETGISYTEFTYQILQSVDFLHLFKHEDVQLQIGGADQWGNITAGIDLIHRLEGPDARAYGLTNPLMLKADGTKFGKSAGGAVWLDPEKTSPYEFYQFWFNQDDADVEKFLKFFTFLSRDEIAELVEATKTHPEKRAAQRELARAVTKFVHGQKAVDQAESISAALFSGDVADLSADDIKQGFKQFPTVEAPQTAENIVTWLVDTTKIEPSRRQAREDIQNGAITINGTRQRDLDFEVDPSTHFDGQYVIVRRGKKRYFLVKIK; encoded by the coding sequence ATGACAGAAACACAGCGAGGACAGATTTTAGATGAATTAAAATGGCGGGGGGCGCTGAATCAGCTGACCGATGAAGCCGGGCTGCGCAAGTTAACCGAAGAAAAGGCGGTTAGCGTATACTGTGGTACCGACCCAACTGGCGATTCTCTGCATGTCGGCCATCTGATTCCTTTCATGATTCTCAAGCGCTTCCAATTAATGGGACATCGACCGGTCATTTTAATCGGTGGCGGAACCGGTTCGATTGGGGATCCATCTGGCCGCAACTCGGAAAGGGTCTTGCAGACAATGGAGACCATTGCGACGAACAAGAAGAAATTGACGGCGCAGATGGAGAATCTGTTTGGAACCGACGATTTTCGAATTGTGGACAATTACGATTGGCTTTCCAAAATTTCCATGCTCGACTTTTTACGGGATTACGGCAAGTTGTTCTCGGTGAATAACATGCTGAATAAGGAAGTCGTGGCAAGTCGGCTTGAGACTGGCATTTCTTACACTGAATTCACCTACCAGATTTTACAGTCGGTTGATTTCCTCCATTTGTTTAAGCATGAAGATGTGCAGCTGCAAATCGGTGGGGCGGATCAGTGGGGGAACATCACGGCCGGCATTGATTTGATTCACCGACTTGAGGGACCTGACGCCCGTGCTTACGGCTTGACCAATCCGCTGATGTTGAAAGCGGATGGTACTAAGTTCGGTAAATCGGCTGGCGGAGCGGTTTGGCTGGATCCGGAAAAGACGTCACCATACGAGTTCTACCAGTTCTGGTTTAATCAAGACGATGCGGATGTCGAAAAATTCCTCAAGTTCTTCACGTTCCTATCTCGTGATGAAATTGCCGAGTTGGTCGAGGCCACTAAGACGCATCCGGAAAAACGTGCAGCTCAGCGCGAATTAGCCCGCGCCGTTACCAAGTTTGTTCATGGACAAAAAGCAGTCGATCAAGCCGAAAGCATCAGTGCGGCACTTTTCTCAGGCGATGTTGCGGATTTAAGTGCTGATGATATTAAGCAAGGCTTTAAGCAATTTCCAACGGTTGAAGCGCCGCAAACGGCAGAGAATATTGTGACCTGGTTGGTAGACACTACCAAGATCGAACCAAGTCGGCGGCAGGCCCGGGAAGATATTCAAAACGGTGCGATCACCATCAATGGCACCCGTCAACGCGACTTGGATTTTGAAGTTGATCCAAGCACGCATTTTGATGGTCAATATGTCATCGTCCGGCGCGGAAAGAAGCGGTACTTCCTAGTTAAAATCAAGTAA
- a CDS encoding cation diffusion facilitator family transporter: protein MDAGRNILKDEQRRFARLKSAQHAAALNLVVYGGLTVAELWIAQLAHSRALAADGLNNLTGVASALILLWGLQVSQQRPDSEHRFGHWRFQTIATLFSGLIMLVVGLDVVLDGYHGLQAWYQGKVQVPGVLAVYVSLAAGVAMASVSLMNHIRAKQLDSSVLRTASKDSFSDAATSGGTLLAILGAKAGWLWLDGGAAIAVGLLILYAAWTILRDAIFELTDGFDTKKIAAYRQTITQVPGVLGVQSIEARYAGDAVLLTIGIRVDPTMTVADSYELGERVERKLMDAYDILDADVKTYPADLPPEDAPQDP from the coding sequence ATGGATGCTGGTCGCAATATTTTAAAAGATGAACAACGCCGATTTGCCCGTCTGAAAAGTGCCCAGCATGCAGCGGCGTTGAATCTGGTCGTTTATGGTGGTTTAACAGTGGCCGAATTGTGGATCGCGCAATTAGCACATTCCAGGGCATTGGCGGCAGATGGCTTGAATAATCTGACAGGTGTGGCTTCGGCGCTTATCTTATTATGGGGGCTGCAAGTTTCCCAGCAACGACCAGACAGTGAGCATCGATTTGGACACTGGCGATTTCAAACGATTGCAACCTTGTTTTCAGGTCTGATTATGTTAGTCGTTGGACTGGACGTGGTGCTTGATGGCTACCACGGGTTGCAGGCATGGTACCAAGGTAAAGTGCAAGTGCCCGGTGTTTTGGCGGTTTATGTGAGCCTGGCTGCGGGGGTGGCCATGGCGAGTGTTTCGTTGATGAATCATATTCGCGCTAAGCAACTGGACAGCAGCGTATTACGGACAGCGTCTAAAGACAGTTTTTCCGATGCTGCGACTAGCGGTGGGACTTTACTGGCCATTCTAGGTGCGAAGGCTGGGTGGCTGTGGCTGGATGGCGGCGCAGCGATTGCGGTCGGCCTTTTGATTTTATATGCCGCTTGGACAATTCTACGTGATGCCATTTTTGAATTGACAGATGGGTTTGACACCAAGAAAATTGCGGCTTATCGGCAAACGATTACGCAGGTTCCGGGAGTTCTCGGGGTTCAAAGCATTGAAGCGCGTTATGCCGGCGATGCGGTGTTGCTGACGATCGGCATTCGGGTGGATCCGACAATGACCGTGGCGGATTCTTATGAATTAGGCGAACGAGTCGAACGCAAATTGATGGATGCGTACGATATTCTGGATGCCGATGTTAAAACTTATCCGGCCGATTTACCACCGGAAGATGCGCCGCAAGATCCGTAA
- a CDS encoding ArsR/SmtB family transcription factor codes for MAAYSSAQQEALKEFKQDIGHLNALSNSSRQKLIMILGAADNHVGVSVNDLADAIGLSQPATSHHLKHLKDIGMVGSRREGNMVYYYLTLNDTIARLERLTNALKRQIAQA; via the coding sequence ATGGCGGCATATAGTTCAGCACAACAGGAAGCATTAAAAGAATTCAAGCAGGATATCGGCCACTTAAATGCCTTATCCAATTCAAGTCGGCAAAAGCTGATTATGATTCTCGGTGCAGCCGATAATCACGTAGGCGTTAGTGTTAATGATCTGGCTGATGCAATCGGATTATCGCAGCCAGCTACCTCGCATCATCTCAAACACTTGAAAGATATTGGGATGGTCGGATCCCGCCGTGAAGGCAATATGGTTTATTATTATTTAACCTTAAACGATACAATTGCCCGGCTTGAGCGGTTAACTAACGCCTTGAAGCGCCAGATCGCCCAAGCGTGA
- a CDS encoding FAD:protein FMN transferase codes for MTTTTTFHGLGADNTLTVYADGANELLNQSVSMIQAYAHLLSLYDDESLLTMINAQAGKTPVHIPVRPVFNLIAQAVAWSKRGLGYNALIGPIVKLWRIGFADARVPSANEVNAALALTDPNLVELDSENQTVFLPKEGMVLDLGGIAKGFIVDQVYDLWDKTGVEGGLIDLGGNQRLVGKAASGIPLWQWPIADPRHPGQRSIATLTTEPKAVVTTGIFERHSEIAGKEYHHLIDPNTGYPVESNMASITVIADNGLIGDVLSSVGFYAGVPAGYDAIEAEGQEAIFVTKDTRVYQTSGLRETLAVTM; via the coding sequence ATGACAACGACAACAACCTTTCACGGCTTAGGTGCGGACAATACGTTAACCGTTTATGCCGATGGTGCCAACGAATTACTTAATCAAAGTGTCAGTATGATTCAGGCTTATGCGCATTTGCTATCGCTTTATGATGACGAATCGTTGCTAACCATGATTAATGCCCAGGCCGGTAAAACACCGGTCCACATTCCGGTACGACCGGTGTTTAATCTCATCGCCCAAGCAGTAGCCTGGAGCAAACGTGGTCTAGGCTACAACGCGTTAATCGGCCCGATCGTCAAGTTATGGCGAATTGGCTTTGCCGATGCGCGCGTTCCATCCGCCAATGAAGTTAATGCAGCCCTAGCTTTAACCGACCCGAATCTAGTCGAGCTTGATTCGGAAAATCAAACCGTCTTTTTACCTAAAGAAGGAATGGTTTTGGATCTTGGCGGAATTGCCAAAGGATTTATTGTCGATCAAGTCTATGATTTATGGGATAAAACCGGGGTTGAAGGCGGCTTGATTGACTTAGGTGGCAACCAGCGCCTCGTTGGTAAAGCGGCCAGTGGCATTCCTTTGTGGCAGTGGCCAATCGCGGATCCCCGCCATCCCGGCCAGCGCAGCATTGCAACGCTGACAACCGAGCCAAAAGCCGTTGTGACAACCGGCATTTTTGAACGCCATTCAGAGATTGCCGGCAAAGAATACCACCACCTCATCGATCCTAATACCGGTTATCCGGTCGAGTCGAACATGGCCAGCATCACTGTCATTGCCGATAATGGTCTTATCGGTGACGTGTTATCTTCAGTCGGTTTCTACGCTGGCGTCCCGGCTGGTTACGATGCAATCGAAGCAGAAGGTCAGGAAGCGATTTTTGTCACCAAAGACACCCGCGTTTATCAAACTAGCGGATTACGCGAAACGCTTGCGGTGACAATGTAG